Proteins found in one Zea mays cultivar B73 chromosome 1, Zm-B73-REFERENCE-NAM-5.0, whole genome shotgun sequence genomic segment:
- the LOC103643326 gene encoding uncharacterized protein isoform X1 — protein MSSRHIPTKRSTRVVVPYNPETSVGLQAALVAPASAHLHVAEPVRRSARIITLQAVTTTDRRRNTPYCMMTSSRFCVDDGSLFCKLCDRRMHDRIIYMYMSMGFCTEECRNEYFLDYRCRLTMATVEAEGRSEARKPVEAAAATTEGQGVGYRRIFFTCAEVESFP, from the exons ATGTCATCCCGTCACATCCCCACGAAGCGCTCGACCAGGGTCGTCGTCCCCTACAACCCGGAGACCAGTGTTGGTCTCCAGGCGGCCCTCGTGGCGCCCGCGTCGGCGCACCTCCATGTGGCCGAGCCCGTTCGCCGCAGTGCCCGCATCATCACCCTGCAGGCGGTGACAACCACCGACCGACGCCGCAACACCCCCTACTGCATGATGACCAGCTCCCGTTTCTGCGTCGACGATGGTTCTCTCTTCTGCAAGCTCTGCGACCGCCGCATGCACGACCGCATCATCTACATGTACAT GAGCATGGGGTTCTGCACGGAAGAGTGCAGGAATGAGTATTTTTTGGACTACAGGTGTAGGCTCACCATGGCGACGGTGGAGGCCGAGGGCAGGAGCGAGGCAAGGAAGCCggtggaggcggcggcggcgacgacggagGGACAAGGTGTTGGCTACAGGCGCATCTTCTTCACTTGTGCCGAGGTCGAGTCGTTCCCTTAG
- the LOC103643326 gene encoding uncharacterized protein isoform X2 gives MSSRHIPTKRSTRVVVPYNPETSVGLQAALVAPASAHLHVAEPVRRSARIITLQAVTTTDRRRNTPYCMMTSSRFCVDDGSLFCKLCDRRMHDRIIYMYMCRLTMATVEAEGRSEARKPVEAAAATTEGQGVGYRRIFFTCAEVESFP, from the exons ATGTCATCCCGTCACATCCCCACGAAGCGCTCGACCAGGGTCGTCGTCCCCTACAACCCGGAGACCAGTGTTGGTCTCCAGGCGGCCCTCGTGGCGCCCGCGTCGGCGCACCTCCATGTGGCCGAGCCCGTTCGCCGCAGTGCCCGCATCATCACCCTGCAGGCGGTGACAACCACCGACCGACGCCGCAACACCCCCTACTGCATGATGACCAGCTCCCGTTTCTGCGTCGACGATGGTTCTCTCTTCTGCAAGCTCTGCGACCGCCGCATGCACGACCGCATCATCTACATGTACAT GTGTAGGCTCACCATGGCGACGGTGGAGGCCGAGGGCAGGAGCGAGGCAAGGAAGCCggtggaggcggcggcggcgacgacggagGGACAAGGTGTTGGCTACAGGCGCATCTTCTTCACTTGTGCCGAGGTCGAGTCGTTCCCTTAG